The Nitrosomonas communis genome has a segment encoding these proteins:
- a CDS encoding AMP-dependent synthetase/ligase, which translates to MTNHPHSKTDVIPVEVAKTLDGLFKERVRRSAESVAYRDFDVATEKWRNYTWAEMAQGVMRWRTALSRENLAPGDRVAVMSRNCHQWVMFEQAAIGLGLVVVPLYTEDRAENAAYCLQNAGVKLLLVEELAQWEAFSLVKQEHLSELSRIVIITLSEQEAVQIEDDRVIAMSKWLPEQAGDIPHQTNDPHALVTIIYTSGTTGHPKGVMLSHHNILTNAYASAQVVNVTPDDLLLSFLPLSHTFERTAGYYVPMMCGATIAYARSIQQLQEDLLTIRPSVLVSVPRIYERVYAGIRAKLDEGPALAKKLFNLAVEVGYSRFEHQQGRDSWHWSHLLWPVLDKLVARKLMDKLGGRLQLALSGGAALSPEISRVFIGLGLPILQGYGMTETSPVVCANRLANNLPSSVGLPIPGVEVKLGEHGALLIRGPNVMLGYWNNAEATRATISEDGWLNSGDIASIDEQGYITITGRIKDIIVTSTGEKVPPADMEAAILRNPLFEQVMIIGEGRSYLSALVVLSRRGWESVAAQCQVSTDPQQLAKNEQAEEIVLEMIGQQINEFPGYAQVYRVALIHEPWTVANEMLTPTLKLKRSKILERYKTEIERLYAGH; encoded by the coding sequence GTGACAAATCATCCGCACAGCAAGACAGATGTCATTCCGGTAGAAGTGGCTAAAACATTGGATGGCTTATTCAAAGAACGAGTACGTCGTTCTGCCGAATCAGTGGCTTATCGCGATTTTGATGTGGCGACTGAGAAATGGCGTAATTACACTTGGGCTGAGATGGCACAAGGAGTCATGCGCTGGCGAACTGCCTTGTCGCGTGAAAACTTGGCTCCTGGCGATCGGGTCGCGGTGATGTCGCGAAATTGCCACCAGTGGGTAATGTTCGAACAGGCAGCGATTGGATTGGGTTTGGTGGTGGTGCCGCTTTACACAGAGGATCGTGCTGAAAATGCAGCTTACTGCTTGCAGAATGCCGGTGTTAAGCTGCTGTTAGTAGAGGAATTGGCGCAATGGGAAGCATTTTCTCTGGTAAAACAGGAGCACCTCAGCGAATTATCGCGCATCGTAATCATTACTTTGTCCGAGCAGGAGGCAGTTCAGATAGAGGACGATCGGGTGATTGCGATGAGCAAGTGGTTGCCGGAGCAAGCGGGTGATATCCCGCATCAGACTAACGACCCGCATGCACTGGTAACGATCATTTATACTTCGGGCACAACGGGGCATCCCAAAGGCGTGATGCTCAGTCATCATAATATCCTGACCAATGCTTACGCTTCTGCTCAGGTCGTGAACGTGACACCCGATGATCTGCTGCTTTCGTTTTTGCCCCTGTCTCATACATTTGAGCGCACAGCTGGATATTATGTGCCCATGATGTGTGGCGCCACTATCGCTTATGCTCGCTCGATTCAACAGTTGCAGGAGGATTTGCTCACAATTCGTCCATCCGTACTGGTTTCGGTGCCACGTATCTATGAGCGAGTATATGCAGGCATACGCGCTAAATTGGATGAGGGACCAGCGCTAGCTAAAAAACTGTTCAATCTGGCGGTAGAAGTCGGTTACAGCCGATTTGAGCATCAGCAAGGGCGTGATTCCTGGCACTGGTCTCATTTGCTATGGCCAGTGCTGGATAAGCTGGTAGCACGGAAGTTGATGGATAAGCTGGGTGGACGGCTACAGTTGGCGCTAAGTGGAGGAGCAGCGCTCTCGCCGGAGATTTCACGTGTCTTCATTGGCTTAGGATTACCGATATTGCAAGGATATGGCATGACAGAAACGAGTCCAGTAGTTTGTGCCAACCGCCTGGCTAATAACTTGCCCTCCAGTGTGGGTTTGCCTATCCCGGGGGTGGAAGTCAAGCTCGGAGAGCACGGTGCCTTGCTGATTCGCGGCCCTAATGTCATGCTTGGCTACTGGAATAACGCGGAAGCGACCCGAGCTACCATCTCTGAGGATGGTTGGCTGAATTCGGGGGATATTGCCAGTATCGATGAACAAGGGTACATCACAATTACTGGACGTATAAAAGATATTATCGTGACCTCCACGGGTGAAAAGGTGCCGCCAGCCGATATGGAAGCGGCTATTTTGCGAAATCCTCTGTTCGAGCAAGTCATGATCATTGGTGAAGGGCGCTCTTATTTGAGTGCATTGGTGGTACTGAGCAGGCGTGGCTGGGAAAGTGTTGCTGCCCAGTGCCAAGTGTCAACCGACCCGCAGCAACTGGCGAAAAATGAGCAAGCAGAAGAAATTGTATTGGAGATGATTGGCCAGCAAATCAATGAATTTCCAGGGTATGCCCAAGTATATCGTGTAGCTTTAATCCATGAGCCGTGGACAGTGGCAAATGAAATGCTGACACCTACTCTGAAATTGAAGCGGTCAAAAATTCTGGAGCGCTATAAGACTGAGATCGAGCGCTTATACGCGGGGCACTGA
- a CDS encoding acyl-CoA dehydrogenase has product MLESFLLLIFSLIGIIAIILVIPFLRRNLVSNFILKIFRKILPQISQTEREALDAGTVWWEGELFSGRPDWHKLLAYPKPTLSPEEKAFLDGPVEQLCAMLDEWHITHDCYDLPPHVWQFIKDNGFFGLIIPKKYGGYGFSALAHSEVVMKIGSRSNTAAVTVMVPNSLGPAELLMNYGTEEQKNYYLPRLAKGLEVPCFALTGPEAGSDAGSIPDLGIVCRGEHNGQQDVLGMRVTWEKRYITLGPVATILGLAFRLRDPDKLLGDQEDLGITLALIPTQTPGVNIGRRHFPLNGAFQNGPNSGKDVFIPMEWVIGGHEGVGNGWRMLMNCLAAGRSISLPATSTGAAKLAARTGGAYGRVRVQFKTPIGFFEGVEEVLARIAGNTYMMDAARVMTAGAVDLGEKPSVISAIVKYHLTERSRQAINDAMDIHGGKGICMGPSNYLARTYQQLPVGITVEGANILTRNMIIFGQGAIRGHPYVLQEINAANDPDKKHASVAFDQALMGHIRFSLRNIMRSFFFGLGSKYIKGVPEGVLNDTADYYRQLTRFSAAFALVTDIAMLKLGGALKRKERISARLGDILSMLYLCSATLKRFEDEGRPVADLPLLHWSIQDACYRIQQTFDELLKNFPGSWLMHWVMRILVFPLGMRFAPPSDALSHTVARLILEPGEVRDRLTAGMYVPTADKEPLAHLEQALECAVACDAIEIKLRNAIKTGQLASSKDRKVTEALERGIINQEEAALLEKMKVLRRRVIMVDDFPPDFGKVTGTTS; this is encoded by the coding sequence ATGCTTGAGTCATTTTTACTGCTAATTTTTTCGTTGATAGGGATCATAGCCATCATTCTGGTGATCCCCTTTTTGCGTCGTAACCTTGTTTCCAATTTTATATTGAAAATTTTCCGCAAAATTCTTCCTCAGATTTCACAGACTGAGCGGGAGGCGCTCGATGCAGGGACAGTGTGGTGGGAGGGAGAGCTGTTTAGCGGTAGACCAGATTGGCATAAATTACTGGCTTATCCCAAACCTACGCTCAGCCCGGAGGAAAAGGCATTTCTGGATGGCCCTGTTGAGCAACTTTGTGCGATGCTGGATGAATGGCATATTACCCACGACTGCTATGATTTGCCACCGCATGTCTGGCAATTTATTAAAGACAACGGATTCTTCGGTTTGATTATCCCGAAGAAATATGGGGGATATGGCTTTTCGGCATTGGCGCATTCTGAGGTGGTGATGAAAATCGGCTCGCGCAGTAACACGGCAGCCGTAACGGTCATGGTGCCCAATTCTTTGGGTCCGGCTGAATTACTAATGAATTACGGAACTGAGGAGCAGAAAAACTATTATCTACCTCGTTTGGCGAAAGGTCTGGAAGTGCCTTGCTTTGCCTTGACAGGACCAGAAGCAGGTTCTGATGCTGGATCCATCCCTGATCTGGGTATTGTATGTCGAGGTGAGCATAACGGTCAGCAAGATGTACTCGGCATGCGCGTTACCTGGGAGAAACGTTATATTACGCTGGGTCCGGTTGCCACTATCCTGGGATTGGCCTTCAGGTTACGTGATCCAGATAAATTACTTGGCGATCAAGAAGATCTGGGTATTACCCTGGCTTTAATTCCTACTCAAACGCCAGGTGTGAATATCGGCCGTCGTCATTTTCCGTTGAATGGAGCGTTCCAGAATGGTCCAAATTCTGGCAAGGATGTATTCATTCCCATGGAGTGGGTAATCGGTGGACATGAGGGAGTGGGTAACGGTTGGCGGATGTTGATGAACTGCTTGGCTGCCGGGCGGTCGATTTCACTGCCCGCTACCAGTACCGGGGCAGCCAAACTGGCTGCACGCACAGGTGGTGCATACGGTCGGGTGCGCGTGCAATTTAAGACCCCTATTGGTTTCTTTGAAGGAGTGGAAGAAGTGCTGGCACGCATTGCTGGCAACACCTACATGATGGATGCGGCCAGAGTCATGACTGCTGGTGCAGTGGATCTCGGTGAAAAACCATCGGTGATTTCAGCTATCGTTAAATACCATTTGACCGAGCGTAGCCGTCAGGCGATTAATGATGCCATGGATATCCACGGTGGCAAAGGCATTTGTATGGGGCCAAGCAACTATTTAGCCCGCACTTATCAGCAGCTTCCAGTCGGTATTACGGTCGAAGGCGCCAATATCTTGACGCGCAATATGATCATTTTCGGTCAGGGTGCGATACGTGGCCATCCCTACGTATTGCAAGAAATCAATGCAGCGAATGATCCAGACAAAAAACATGCTTCGGTTGCATTTGATCAGGCACTGATGGGACATATTCGCTTTAGTCTGCGTAATATCATGCGAAGCTTTTTCTTCGGTTTAGGCAGCAAATATATTAAAGGAGTACCAGAGGGTGTTTTGAATGATACCGCCGATTATTACCGGCAATTGACGCGCTTTTCCGCTGCGTTTGCTTTAGTGACCGATATTGCCATGCTAAAGCTGGGCGGAGCACTCAAACGGAAGGAAAGGATATCTGCACGACTCGGCGATATTCTAAGTATGCTGTATTTGTGCTCTGCAACACTGAAGCGTTTTGAAGATGAGGGACGACCTGTTGCAGATTTACCGCTGTTACATTGGTCGATCCAGGATGCATGCTATCGTATTCAGCAGACCTTCGATGAATTGCTGAAGAACTTTCCGGGAAGCTGGTTGATGCATTGGGTGATGCGAATACTGGTGTTCCCATTAGGGATGCGGTTTGCACCACCCTCCGATGCGCTTTCGCATACAGTTGCTCGACTGATTTTGGAGCCTGGAGAAGTGCGTGATCGTCTGACAGCAGGAATGTATGTTCCTACAGCTGACAAAGAGCCCTTGGCGCATCTTGAGCAGGCTTTGGAATGTGCCGTGGCATGCGACGCCATCGAGATAAAATTGCGCAACGCTATTAAGACAGGCCAATTGGCTTCATCCAAAGATAGGAAAGTAACTGAGGCACTGGAGCGCGGTATCATTAATCAAGAAGAAGCCGCATTACTTGAAAAAATGAAGGTCTTGCGACGTCGCGTGATTATGGTCGATGATTTTCCGCCTGATTTTGGGAAAGTAACAGGTACGACATCATAA
- a CDS encoding MlaD family protein, translating to MENRAHALAAGLFVILLGMAAAAAIMWFSDQKILHDHYILVSKEGSVAGLNPESSVRFRGVPVGKVENIRFDPQNPNLILIRIAVRSHVVFPKNIYAQLSTLGITGLAFIEMNIEGKEPSDELLSPDERIPLRPSFVKELSTSLEDLLNNSNHAIKRINSLLNEQNQEQIHTILTGLVQALRRYDSLADQLQSGIQSLPDLTSEVGLVFKQTNQLFADINQTLGKINRQNGLADNLTQNSRELTDTLLKLREVSTAITESSYHINRMILKLEEQPQSLLFGSPPTLPGPGENGFVPPRKIMP from the coding sequence ATGGAAAACCGGGCCCATGCACTTGCAGCGGGTTTATTCGTCATTCTCCTGGGCATGGCAGCGGCAGCCGCCATCATGTGGTTTAGCGACCAGAAGATACTGCACGACCACTATATTCTGGTATCGAAAGAAGGTTCCGTGGCAGGATTGAATCCTGAATCCTCAGTTCGTTTTCGTGGTGTCCCTGTCGGCAAGGTCGAAAACATCAGGTTCGACCCGCAGAATCCGAATCTGATCTTAATACGCATCGCCGTGCGTAGCCATGTCGTTTTTCCAAAAAATATCTATGCACAATTATCTACTCTGGGAATTACTGGACTTGCCTTTATCGAAATGAATATTGAAGGGAAAGAGCCTTCGGATGAACTCCTCTCCCCTGATGAACGTATTCCTCTGCGCCCCTCTTTTGTCAAAGAACTCTCCACCTCATTGGAAGATTTACTCAATAATTCCAACCATGCCATCAAACGCATCAATTCTTTGTTAAACGAACAGAATCAGGAGCAAATCCATACTATTCTGACTGGTCTTGTCCAGGCGCTCCGCCGTTACGATAGTTTGGCAGATCAGCTACAATCAGGCATTCAATCTCTACCTGATTTAACTTCCGAGGTTGGACTTGTGTTTAAGCAGACCAATCAGCTCTTTGCAGATATCAATCAAACTCTGGGAAAAATTAACCGACAAAACGGTCTGGCAGATAACTTGACACAGAATAGCCGGGAACTTACTGATACTTTACTAAAATTACGAGAAGTCAGCACAGCCATTACAGAAAGCTCCTACCATATCAACCGTATGATACTTAAATTAGAAGAACAGCCGCAAAGCTTACTATTTGGTAGCCCTCCTACTTTACCTGGCCCCGGAGAAAACGGTTTTGTGCCGCCACGGAAGATCATGCCATGA
- a CDS encoding ABC-type transport auxiliary lipoprotein family protein, with amino-acid sequence MIQFAIKFAIVFLLLAGCSLAPQKNSPVTVYDFGLQRPAEQSNPVPFNTSIFVAEIKAPVWLDNSAIQYRLAYHDPARSYAYASSRWAASPAKLLTLRIKDHLITRNGMISSHDGLKADYALYIELVEFTQVFDKPDNSLAIIRLRASLIERNSRLLLAQENFSSEQAAPSADAAGAVAAFISASDAVSDKLSQWLIPFLNQK; translated from the coding sequence ATGATCCAATTCGCTATTAAATTCGCTATCGTATTTTTACTGCTTGCTGGCTGTTCACTAGCACCGCAAAAAAATTCTCCAGTAACCGTCTATGATTTTGGCCTGCAGCGCCCTGCAGAGCAGAGCAATCCAGTTCCCTTTAACACAAGTATTTTCGTAGCAGAGATTAAAGCTCCTGTATGGTTGGATAACTCAGCAATCCAGTATCGACTTGCCTACCATGATCCGGCACGATCCTATGCCTATGCCAGCAGTCGTTGGGCTGCCTCACCAGCCAAACTGCTTACTCTGCGAATTAAAGATCACCTCATTACCCGGAATGGTATGATCAGTAGCCATGACGGCTTAAAGGCAGACTATGCTTTATACATCGAACTCGTGGAATTTACTCAGGTATTTGATAAACCAGACAATAGCCTGGCTATCATTCGCTTGCGCGCTAGCTTGATCGAACGAAATTCACGCTTATTACTCGCTCAAGAAAACTTCTCTAGCGAACAAGCCGCTCCGTCGGCTGATGCTGCTGGCGCGGTCGCGGCTTTTATTTCAGCAAGTGATGCTGTATCGGACAAATTAAGCCAATGGCTTATTCCATTTCTCAATCAAAAATGA
- the lptM gene encoding LPS translocon maturation chaperone LptM has product MHHVRLLYIAAFISFWLTACGTKGPLYLPPKESPPASQPSEETQKNQ; this is encoded by the coding sequence ATGCATCACGTGCGCCTACTGTATATCGCTGCTTTCATATCCTTCTGGCTGACTGCTTGTGGAACAAAAGGGCCGCTCTATCTTCCCCCCAAAGAATCTCCTCCAGCATCACAACCGTCTGAGGAGACACAAAAAAATCAATGA
- the lysA gene encoding diaminopimelate decarboxylase — MSKFTSFTYQHDQLFAESASLIEIAKEFGTPCYVYSRAALMAAYQEFHRAFAGRDHLICYAVKANSNLAILNILARLGSGFDIVSGGELQRVLKAGGDPQKIVFSGVGKNQDEMRAALTAGILCFNVESEMELLNLNQLAKEMNTIAPVSLRVNPDVDAKTHPYISTGLKENKFGIPMAEAERIYHTAAHELTHVRITGLDCHIGSQLTEIDPFIEASSKMLALLDRLENQGIHIEHLDLGGGLGIRYHQESPPPIEDYVTALCSRVGQRKQRILIEPGRSLVGNTGLLLTRVEYLKHAPHRNFAIVDAAMNDLMRPALYDAYHEILPVVKKSGGVNTYQVVGPVCETGDFLGHDRQLSLTQDDLLAVMSTGAYGMSMSSNYNTRPRAAEIMVDGHAIHLIRARETIEQLIAPEKILD, encoded by the coding sequence ATGAGCAAATTTACATCCTTTACTTATCAACATGATCAACTTTTCGCCGAATCGGCGTCCTTGATCGAGATTGCCAAAGAATTTGGCACGCCCTGCTATGTTTATTCTCGTGCCGCGTTGATGGCTGCTTATCAAGAATTCCATCGTGCCTTCGCTGGGCGGGATCATCTCATCTGCTATGCAGTCAAAGCCAACTCCAATCTCGCCATCCTCAATATTCTTGCCCGTCTAGGGAGTGGGTTTGATATTGTTTCCGGCGGCGAATTACAACGAGTATTAAAAGCAGGTGGAGATCCCCAAAAAATTGTGTTTTCAGGTGTGGGGAAAAACCAGGATGAAATGCGTGCAGCACTTACTGCAGGTATTCTTTGTTTCAATGTCGAATCAGAAATGGAGTTACTGAATCTTAACCAGCTGGCGAAGGAAATGAATACAATTGCGCCAGTAAGCCTTCGAGTTAACCCCGACGTTGATGCTAAAACTCATCCTTATATCTCGACGGGTCTCAAAGAAAATAAATTCGGTATTCCCATGGCGGAAGCAGAGCGAATTTATCATACTGCAGCACATGAACTGACTCACGTTCGCATCACCGGTCTGGATTGCCATATTGGCTCGCAGCTCACCGAAATCGATCCATTCATCGAAGCCAGTAGCAAAATGCTGGCCTTACTGGATCGTTTGGAGAACCAAGGCATACATATTGAACATCTGGATCTGGGCGGTGGGCTGGGTATTCGTTATCACCAGGAATCGCCTCCGCCCATTGAAGATTATGTCACCGCGCTATGTAGCCGTGTTGGGCAGCGTAAGCAACGCATACTTATTGAGCCTGGCCGCTCATTAGTGGGCAATACCGGCTTACTGCTGACGCGTGTTGAATATCTTAAACATGCTCCCCATCGAAATTTTGCTATTGTGGACGCTGCAATGAATGATCTGATGCGCCCAGCGCTGTATGATGCTTACCATGAGATATTGCCGGTCGTTAAAAAATCTGGTGGAGTTAACACTTATCAGGTGGTAGGGCCTGTCTGTGAGACAGGAGATTTTCTGGGGCACGATCGCCAGCTAAGCTTAACTCAAGATGATTTACTGGCTGTCATGTCAACTGGTGCCTATGGAATGAGTATGAGCTCAAATTACAATACTCGGCCACGGGCAGCAGAAATCATGGTGGATGGTCATGCTATCCATTTAATTCGTGCACGAGAAACAATCGAACAACTTATTGCTCCTGAAAAGATACTGGACTGA
- a CDS encoding phytoene/squalene synthase family protein: MTTYTMAHPASIEDNHYQEHILQGVSRTFALTIPQLPPSLYPVIGNAYLLCRIVDTVEDDNGLSSEQTRKFAEMFIQVVSGKVAAEAFAEALFPLLSDHTIPAEHDLIKNTPAVIRITHSFNLTQRKALERCVRIMGQGMADYQDTESLAGLKDLAALNQYCYHVAGVVGEMLTELFCDYSEEINLNKPALMKLAVSFGQGLQMTNILKDIWEDRKRGACWLPQDIFREKGFDLNELQPGCTDPRFDEGLGVLIGIAKAHLRNALTYTCMIPPKETGIRRFCLWALGMAVLTLNKINQNRSFIQGEQVKISRKSVKATVLITSALARQDWALQQMFALTSRHLPEVDVLGKKV; encoded by the coding sequence ATGACAACTTATACCATGGCCCACCCTGCCAGCATTGAAGATAATCACTACCAAGAGCACATTTTGCAAGGGGTTTCCCGTACCTTTGCGCTAACCATTCCACAACTTCCCCCCTCACTCTATCCAGTCATTGGCAATGCTTATTTATTGTGCCGTATTGTAGATACCGTGGAAGACGATAATGGCTTATCTTCTGAGCAAACCCGCAAGTTTGCCGAAATGTTTATCCAGGTTGTCAGCGGAAAAGTCGCAGCTGAAGCATTCGCAGAAGCCTTATTTCCCCTGCTTTCTGATCACACCATTCCTGCCGAACATGACTTGATCAAAAATACGCCTGCGGTCATCCGCATCACGCATAGCTTCAACCTCACTCAACGCAAGGCATTGGAGCGTTGTGTCCGCATCATGGGACAAGGCATGGCTGATTATCAGGATACCGAGTCGCTGGCAGGATTAAAGGATCTAGCCGCCCTGAATCAGTATTGTTACCACGTTGCGGGGGTGGTAGGAGAAATGTTGACCGAACTGTTTTGTGATTATTCGGAAGAAATCAACCTCAATAAACCCGCTCTCATGAAATTGGCCGTTTCCTTCGGCCAGGGGCTGCAAATGACCAATATCCTGAAAGATATCTGGGAAGATAGAAAGCGCGGCGCATGCTGGTTACCGCAAGATATTTTCAGGGAAAAAGGGTTTGATCTTAATGAGCTGCAACCAGGATGTACGGATCCCCGCTTTGATGAGGGTCTCGGCGTATTAATTGGCATTGCCAAAGCGCATTTACGTAATGCGCTGACTTATACCTGCATGATCCCGCCCAAGGAAACGGGGATACGCCGCTTCTGCCTGTGGGCATTGGGCATGGCCGTTCTGACGCTGAATAAAATCAATCAGAATCGTTCTTTCATTCAAGGTGAGCAAGTCAAAATTTCGCGCAAGAGTGTCAAAGCCACTGTGCTGATCACCAGTGCATTAGCCCGCCAGGATTGGGCATTGCAACAGATGTTTGCATTGACTTCGCGACATCTGCCAGAAGTTGATGTTCTGGGTAAAAAAGTGTAG
- the hpnA gene encoding hopanoid-associated sugar epimerase, whose product MKSLVTGANGFVGSAVVRCLLAAGHEVRAFVRPGSDRRNVMKLPIEIVEGDLRDATSLKRAVTGCNYLFHVAADYRLWVPNPAIMYDINVNGTKALILAGAEAGMERMVYTSSVATLGLNSNSEPADEETPSNLASIAGHYKRSKFLAEQMVQQLVREHQFPLVIVNPSTPIGPRDVKPTPTGRIVLDTLRGKMPAYVDTGLNVAHVDDIAHGHLLAYKKGKCGERYILGGDNMTLLQILQTIDTITGKPTKRRSIPVKLMLPLAHTMEMVAKLTKTEPRATVDSIHMAKKKMFFSSAKAARELGYQSRPAVEAIQDAIDWFKSANYC is encoded by the coding sequence ATGAAATCTCTGGTAACAGGTGCAAATGGTTTCGTTGGTTCGGCAGTGGTGAGATGCTTACTAGCAGCCGGTCATGAGGTTCGTGCATTCGTTAGGCCAGGAAGTGACCGACGCAATGTGATGAAACTCCCCATCGAGATCGTAGAAGGCGATCTACGCGATGCCACCTCATTAAAGCGTGCGGTAACAGGCTGTAACTATCTATTCCATGTCGCAGCAGATTACCGCTTGTGGGTTCCCAACCCGGCTATTATGTACGACATCAATGTCAATGGCACCAAAGCGCTGATTCTTGCAGGCGCAGAAGCAGGTATGGAACGCATGGTGTATACCAGTAGCGTAGCCACTTTAGGATTGAATTCAAACAGCGAACCCGCCGATGAAGAAACGCCCTCCAATTTGGCTTCCATCGCTGGACACTACAAGCGCTCAAAATTTCTGGCTGAGCAAATGGTGCAGCAACTCGTGCGCGAACATCAGTTCCCGTTAGTCATTGTCAATCCATCCACTCCTATCGGCCCGCGCGATGTTAAACCCACTCCCACAGGACGCATCGTGCTCGATACGCTGCGCGGGAAAATGCCGGCCTATGTCGATACCGGACTGAATGTCGCCCATGTTGATGACATTGCGCATGGCCACCTGCTCGCTTATAAAAAGGGGAAATGCGGAGAGCGTTATATTCTGGGGGGCGACAACATGACGTTGCTGCAAATTCTCCAGACCATCGATACCATCACCGGTAAGCCCACCAAACGCAGAAGCATCCCTGTCAAGCTGATGCTTCCGCTTGCGCATACTATGGAGATGGTCGCCAAACTCACCAAAACCGAACCGCGCGCGACGGTTGATAGTATTCATATGGCCAAAAAGAAAATGTTTTTCTCCAGCGCAAAAGCGGCACGTGAACTGGGTTATCAATCCCGCCCCGCTGTGGAAGCGATTCAAGACGCAATCGACTGGTTTAAAAGTGCAAATTATTGTTAA
- a CDS encoding class I SAM-dependent RNA methyltransferase — MKFTGEVTHLSQKGLGVIKSEEENISYFVFGTWPGDLGEFEVIDRPLHNKKYGYARLVRLIKPSDQRQPPACAFLGINEEACSGCPWMIANYESQLEQKRNRLIYAMKRIGFDMEQWNIPPVHPSPFLYGYRNRFQVKTDGEKLGFVAEGSHKIAPVKDCIVLNDTCRNLLQGMLRSLPREEWVPGTGYDWNFIDVDDDLPAENVQLNQKRPFKQGNTAQNEWIKSWLRGKLNETPRIGKVIELFCGSGNFTEVIAESGCSEIIAYEVGLDAIKQLRIKNLPKVDARPVDLFKPFIWKILRKSIADADTLVLDPPRAGLKNMKDFFEHFVSLKTIYYISCDPETFARDAWSFSKKGWSIGEIQLVDLFPHTPHVETLAILRK; from the coding sequence ATGAAATTCACGGGGGAAGTGACCCATTTGTCACAAAAAGGGCTAGGGGTAATTAAAAGCGAAGAGGAAAATATTTCCTATTTTGTGTTTGGCACTTGGCCCGGAGATTTGGGTGAATTTGAAGTTATCGATCGGCCGTTGCATAACAAGAAATACGGCTACGCCAGGCTGGTTCGACTCATTAAACCATCTGACCAAAGGCAGCCGCCTGCCTGTGCTTTTCTTGGTATTAACGAAGAGGCTTGTTCGGGCTGTCCCTGGATGATTGCGAATTATGAAAGCCAGCTTGAGCAAAAACGAAACCGTTTGATTTATGCCATGAAGAGAATCGGGTTCGATATGGAGCAATGGAACATCCCTCCAGTGCATCCTTCCCCTTTTTTATATGGTTACCGCAATCGCTTTCAGGTGAAAACTGATGGTGAGAAATTAGGTTTTGTGGCTGAAGGGTCCCATAAAATTGCCCCGGTAAAGGATTGTATCGTGTTGAACGATACGTGTAGAAATCTTCTGCAAGGCATGCTCAGGAGTTTGCCGCGAGAAGAGTGGGTACCTGGCACTGGCTATGATTGGAATTTCATTGATGTCGATGATGATTTGCCAGCTGAAAATGTTCAACTCAATCAGAAACGACCTTTTAAGCAGGGCAATACCGCGCAAAATGAATGGATCAAATCCTGGTTGCGTGGCAAACTCAATGAAACCCCTCGTATCGGTAAAGTCATTGAGTTATTTTGTGGATCAGGTAATTTCACCGAAGTAATTGCTGAATCGGGATGCAGCGAAATCATTGCGTATGAAGTAGGGCTCGATGCCATCAAGCAACTCCGCATAAAGAATCTGCCCAAAGTGGATGCACGCCCGGTCGATCTATTTAAGCCGTTTATCTGGAAAATCTTGAGAAAAAGTATTGCAGATGCCGATACTCTCGTACTCGATCCACCACGCGCAGGCCTTAAAAACATGAAGGATTTTTTTGAGCATTTTGTTTCGTTGAAGACAATTTACTACATCTCTTGCGATCCTGAGACATTTGCGCGCGATGCCTGGTCTTTCTCAAAAAAAGGCTGGTCGATTGGCGAGATTCAGTTGGTCGATCTATTTCCTCATACCCCGCATGTTGAAACACTGGCGATATTAAGAAAATAA